One window of the Natronomonas marina genome contains the following:
- a CDS encoding carboxymuconolactone decarboxylase family protein encodes MGSGDEHLSTEERELKEAFIERCGYWHDGFDDLLRLDPEFLGILADITAHPLEGDALDRKTKELVHVAVNTSTTHLYEDAIRRHIGNALDHGASVEEVLEVIQMASVLGVHTFGDGVPIVAETLGLPEEFTDEELAEHARLKEQFEELRGFWAEQWEPIMVLDPGFFDHYTRYSAHPAQDGELDAKTRELIFTSIDVATTHLYEPGAAIHINNAIEHGATRDEIVEVLQLAFTIGTHTIERGVPALVEEAEKRDLLEGD; translated from the coding sequence ATGGGTTCCGGAGACGAACACCTCTCGACGGAGGAACGGGAACTGAAAGAGGCGTTCATCGAACGGTGCGGCTACTGGCACGACGGCTTCGACGACCTGCTACGGCTGGACCCGGAGTTTCTCGGTATCCTGGCGGACATCACCGCACACCCGCTGGAGGGTGACGCCCTCGACAGGAAGACGAAGGAACTCGTCCACGTCGCGGTGAACACCTCGACGACGCACCTCTACGAGGACGCCATCCGCCGCCACATCGGGAACGCCCTGGACCACGGCGCGAGCGTCGAGGAGGTCCTCGAGGTGATCCAGATGGCGAGCGTCCTCGGCGTCCACACCTTCGGCGACGGGGTTCCGATCGTCGCGGAGACGCTGGGGCTGCCCGAGGAGTTCACCGACGAGGAGCTGGCCGAACACGCCCGACTGAAGGAGCAGTTCGAGGAGTTGCGCGGGTTCTGGGCCGAGCAGTGGGAGCCGATCATGGTGCTCGATCCGGGGTTCTTCGACCACTACACCCGGTACTCGGCCCACCCGGCGCAGGACGGCGAACTCGACGCGAAGACGCGGGAGCTGATATTCACCTCGATCGACGTGGCGACCACGCACCTCTACGAACCGGGCGCGGCGATCCACATCAACAACGCCATCGAACACGGGGCGACGAGGGACGAGATCGTCGAGGTGCTACAGCTCGCGTTCACGATCGGCACGCACACGATAGAGCGGGGCGTTCCCGCCCTCGTCGAGGAGGCCGAAAAGCGCGACCTCCTCGAGGGGGACTGA
- a CDS encoding thiamine pyrophosphate-dependent dehydrogenase E1 component subunit alpha, producing the protein MEKQLVSQIGDRDEDLLVEMYRQMKQIREFEIAAGELVRAGEIPGPIHPYIGQEAIAVGTCTALDDEDIIGSTHRGHGHVLAKGADLDGMMAELTAREAGLNRGRGGSMHMVDFSLGIFGCNAIVGASVPHVAGGMLSGRIDGDDRVGVSFFGEGAINQGVVHETMNMAAIWDLPVIFVCENNKYAVSTDVEYAAAGDSLASRGEAYGIESRTITGQNVLTVHETISEAVDDARAGEGPQFVECETYRYKGHFSGEEAILSDRSYRSDEEIRDWKENRDPIETFGEALVESGRVDAETLREIDDEIDEEVSSAVDLATESDLPSGDRAPENAYADQEYPAFPAPKYR; encoded by the coding sequence ATGGAAAAGCAGTTAGTATCGCAAATCGGTGATCGAGACGAGGATCTGCTGGTGGAGATGTACCGACAGATGAAGCAGATCCGCGAGTTCGAGATCGCCGCCGGCGAGCTGGTCCGGGCGGGCGAGATTCCGGGGCCGATACACCCCTACATCGGACAGGAGGCCATCGCCGTCGGGACGTGTACCGCACTCGACGACGAGGACATCATCGGCAGCACCCACCGCGGACACGGGCACGTCCTGGCGAAGGGCGCCGACCTCGATGGGATGATGGCGGAGCTGACGGCCAGGGAGGCGGGGTTGAACCGGGGACGCGGCGGCTCGATGCACATGGTCGACTTCTCTTTGGGGATATTCGGGTGCAACGCGATCGTCGGTGCCAGCGTCCCACACGTCGCCGGTGGCATGCTCAGCGGCCGGATCGACGGGGACGACCGCGTCGGGGTCTCCTTCTTCGGCGAGGGCGCGATAAACCAGGGCGTCGTCCACGAGACGATGAACATGGCCGCCATCTGGGATCTGCCCGTGATCTTCGTCTGCGAGAACAACAAGTACGCCGTCAGCACCGACGTCGAGTACGCCGCCGCCGGCGACAGCCTGGCCAGCCGGGGCGAGGCCTACGGGATCGAGAGCCGGACCATCACCGGCCAGAACGTCCTGACGGTTCACGAGACGATCTCCGAGGCCGTCGACGACGCGAGAGCGGGCGAGGGCCCGCAGTTCGTCGAGTGCGAGACCTACCGGTACAAGGGCCACTTCTCCGGCGAGGAGGCTATCCTGAGCGACCGGAGCTATCGGTCCGACGAGGAGATACGCGACTGGAAGGAGAACCGCGACCCGATAGAGACGTTCGGCGAGGCCCTCGTCGAATCCGGTCGCGTCGACGCGGAGACGCTGCGCGAGATCGACGACGAGATCGACGAGGAGGTATCGAGCGCCGTCGACCTCGCAACCGAGAGCGACCTTCCGAGCGGGGATCGAGCGCCCGAGAACGCCTACGCCGACCAGGAGTACCCGGCCTTTCCGGCCCCGAAATACAGATAA
- a CDS encoding 2-oxo acid dehydrogenase subunit E2 produces MGDIIRMPRLGMQMQQGTLIEWHVSTGDAVDADDLLAEIESEKSVGEIRAQSAGVVRVRYLREGEAAEPGAALAIVAPAGEDIDELRESVDADPSAAGAEDASGDEPSGETGDASDVRATPRAKKRARELGVDLAAVEGSGPDGAVTADDIDAATAASEEAGVESGEEGGDEAPTGTSGPAVRERRQLVGVRRTIAERLQRSHREAPHVTEHRDVDVEPMLAALEACREEYDPDLSLVDLLVAAVAETLTEHPEFNATLEDDTHVLYDDVNVCVAVDTDAGLVAPVIREVGSKSLTELAESRRDVTESAQNGEYAPEDLTGGTFTVSNLGVLGVDSFTPIINPPQVAILGVGRPHGEVVGDGADSRTRRHVTFSLSFDHRAVDGADAARFLETLANLVGDPASVLPEGVEVDALGDDTGAEPTAADGEEALPHRTATARVEDGLSGTARVANGSWRFDEPETVGGTGTAPTPVDHFLGSLASCLAVTCRLQADKYDEELTSTAVEVEAGPETGRIEDLAVTITVRTDADDDTVERVVEASERACYVSDLLRDDLAVDVTWTREA; encoded by the coding sequence ATGGGAGACATCATTCGGATGCCCCGGCTTGGCATGCAGATGCAGCAGGGGACGCTGATCGAGTGGCACGTCTCGACGGGGGACGCCGTCGACGCCGACGACCTCCTCGCCGAGATCGAATCCGAAAAGTCGGTCGGCGAAATCCGCGCCCAGTCGGCCGGCGTCGTCCGCGTGCGCTACCTCCGCGAGGGCGAAGCCGCCGAACCCGGCGCGGCGCTGGCGATCGTCGCACCGGCCGGAGAGGACATCGACGAACTCCGGGAGTCGGTCGACGCAGACCCGTCCGCGGCGGGCGCCGAGGACGCTTCCGGGGATGAGCCGAGTGGTGAGACCGGGGACGCATCCGACGTGAGGGCGACGCCACGGGCCAAGAAACGGGCCCGTGAACTCGGCGTGGACCTGGCCGCGGTCGAGGGTAGCGGTCCCGACGGCGCCGTGACCGCCGACGACATCGACGCCGCCACGGCCGCAAGCGAGGAAGCCGGCGTCGAATCCGGCGAGGAAGGTGGAGACGAGGCCCCGACAGGAACGAGCGGGCCGGCGGTCCGGGAACGGCGGCAACTGGTCGGCGTCCGGCGCACGATAGCCGAACGCCTCCAGCGAAGCCACCGGGAGGCCCCACACGTAACCGAACACCGGGACGTCGACGTGGAGCCGATGCTGGCGGCGCTGGAGGCGTGCCGCGAGGAGTACGACCCGGACCTCTCGCTCGTCGACCTGCTCGTCGCCGCGGTCGCCGAGACGCTGACGGAGCACCCGGAGTTCAACGCCACGCTGGAGGACGACACGCACGTCCTCTACGACGACGTGAACGTCTGCGTCGCCGTCGATACCGACGCCGGACTGGTCGCGCCCGTGATACGCGAGGTGGGGAGCAAGTCGCTGACGGAACTGGCCGAGTCGCGCAGGGACGTCACCGAGTCCGCGCAGAACGGGGAGTACGCACCAGAGGACCTCACCGGCGGGACGTTCACCGTCTCCAACCTCGGCGTCCTGGGCGTCGACTCGTTTACCCCGATCATCAACCCGCCGCAGGTCGCCATACTCGGCGTCGGCCGACCCCACGGCGAGGTCGTCGGCGACGGCGCCGACTCTCGGACCCGCAGACACGTCACGTTCTCGCTCTCGTTCGATCACCGTGCGGTCGACGGCGCCGACGCGGCGCGGTTCCTCGAGACGCTCGCCAACCTCGTGGGCGACCCCGCCTCGGTGCTGCCCGAGGGCGTCGAGGTCGACGCTCTCGGTGACGACACCGGCGCCGAACCCACCGCGGCCGACGGCGAGGAGGCGCTCCCGCACCGAACCGCAACGGCCCGCGTCGAGGACGGACTCTCCGGGACGGCGCGGGTGGCGAACGGCTCGTGGCGGTTCGACGAACCGGAGACGGTCGGCGGGACCGGAACGGCCCCGACGCCGGTCGACCACTTCCTCGGGTCGCTCGCGTCCTGTCTGGCCGTCACATGTCGGCTCCAGGCCGACAAGTACGACGAGGAGCTAACGTCGACGGCCGTCGAGGTCGAGGCGGGCCCCGAGACGGGACGCATCGAGGACCTCGCGGTCACGATAACCGTGCGAACGGACGCCGACGACGACACGGTCGAGCGCGTGGTCGAGGCCAGCGAACGAGCGTGCTACGTGTCGGACCTGCTGCGGGACGACCTCGCGGTGGACGTCACCTGGACGCGGGAGGCGTAG
- a CDS encoding ABC transporter substrate-binding protein, producing the protein MRTINVDSVSRRTALKSVPAGLATASLAGCLGNSGGEELRIGSTLPLSGPYGFVGENCRDGIELAVAHANEDGDAGRDVSVEFADTETQPGTGRTRAQELINDGVDLLVGNFSSAVGLSISDLANQEDVPYGCIGGNLRLTGADCRPGVYNFGNSTLQQASSGLRYVLDENGGEIGSIYEIAFDYSWGQNVASYHDNTLLEEYDVELLGRDFVPLGTQDFSAQLTSAADSGADAVSFVASTAQLINQAQEFGIYEDFIASYITTPIISMGAVNDGILGHENFYPGGLSWYWQIDTEPSNRFGADFREEYETVPLSYAANLYVGTRTMLSAVAEAGSAETADLQPVLEGTELFPQMWGHGETMRACDHRAKFPTPVVRSRPADEVDSEEQNWFEIVEVPTPLEDAMRPCGETGCDLS; encoded by the coding sequence ATGAGAACGATTAACGTAGATAGTGTGTCTCGACGGACGGCACTGAAATCCGTGCCCGCCGGCCTCGCAACGGCGAGCCTGGCTGGCTGTCTCGGGAACTCGGGAGGCGAGGAGCTTCGGATCGGCTCGACGCTCCCGCTGAGCGGTCCCTACGGCTTCGTCGGCGAAAACTGTCGGGACGGGATCGAACTGGCCGTCGCCCACGCGAACGAGGACGGCGACGCCGGGCGGGACGTCTCGGTGGAGTTCGCCGATACGGAGACCCAGCCGGGGACGGGTCGGACGCGGGCACAGGAACTCATCAACGACGGCGTGGATCTCCTCGTCGGCAACTTCTCCAGCGCCGTTGGGCTCTCGATTTCCGACCTCGCCAACCAGGAGGACGTCCCGTACGGATGTATCGGGGGGAACCTCCGGCTGACCGGCGCGGACTGTCGTCCCGGCGTGTACAACTTCGGGAACAGCACGCTCCAGCAGGCCAGCTCCGGGCTGCGGTACGTCCTCGACGAGAACGGCGGCGAGATCGGTAGCATCTACGAGATCGCGTTCGACTACTCGTGGGGGCAGAACGTCGCATCGTACCACGACAACACGTTGCTGGAGGAGTACGACGTCGAGTTGCTGGGTCGGGACTTCGTCCCGCTGGGGACACAGGACTTCTCGGCCCAGCTGACGTCCGCCGCGGACTCCGGGGCCGACGCCGTGAGTTTCGTCGCCAGTACGGCCCAGCTCATAAACCAGGCCCAGGAGTTCGGCATCTACGAGGACTTCATCGCCTCCTACATCACGACCCCGATAATCTCCATGGGGGCCGTAAACGATGGAATCCTCGGACACGAGAACTTCTACCCCGGCGGCCTCTCGTGGTACTGGCAGATAGACACCGAGCCATCCAACCGGTTCGGCGCGGACTTCCGGGAGGAGTACGAGACGGTCCCGCTGAGTTACGCGGCGAACCTCTACGTCGGCACGCGGACGATGCTCAGCGCCGTCGCGGAGGCGGGCAGCGCGGAGACGGCGGATCTCCAGCCGGTACTCGAAGGAACGGAGCTGTTCCCACAGATGTGGGGGCACGGCGAGACGATGCGCGCCTGTGACCATCGAGCGAAGTTCCCGACGCCGGTGGTCCGGAGCCGTCCCGCCGATGAAGTCGACTCGGAGGAACAGAACTGGTTCGAGATCGTCGAGGTCCCCACGCCGCTGGAGGACGCCATGCGTCCGTGTGGGGAGACCGGCTGCGATCTGTCGTGA
- a CDS encoding LLM class flavin-dependent oxidoreductase: protein MEIGTGLPTQYPAGESPRAAAASIRRIASVVEESGFDSVWVGEHHVTSEFHYFHNVPVLGMLASATESVDIGAGAILLPLHNPVNVAEMGATIDVLSGGRFRAAFGLGYREAEYDAFGVDIADRVGRLEEGIEVVKRLWTDGETSFDGEHYQLSGVETNPRPLQEPAPPVYVAGFVDAACERAGRLGDSWLAGPLAERTELARQMDVYERAVADHDRRDACLPPTVVREGFVLPDGEAAFETVRPYLQDKYESYSAWGLEDADFEEGFREVAADRFLIGSPSDVLEELEAYADLGIENVVFRVHYPGMDVDDVVRCLHTLGDDVLPDV, encoded by the coding sequence ATGGAGATCGGAACCGGTCTGCCCACGCAGTATCCGGCAGGCGAGTCCCCGCGGGCCGCGGCCGCGTCGATACGGCGTATCGCAAGCGTCGTCGAGGAGTCCGGCTTCGACTCGGTGTGGGTCGGCGAACACCACGTAACGTCGGAGTTTCACTACTTCCACAACGTTCCCGTACTCGGGATGCTCGCAAGTGCCACCGAATCGGTCGACATCGGCGCCGGGGCGATACTGCTGCCCCTCCACAACCCGGTAAACGTCGCGGAGATGGGCGCGACCATCGATGTCCTGAGCGGCGGCAGGTTCCGGGCCGCGTTCGGCCTCGGGTACCGCGAGGCGGAGTACGACGCCTTCGGCGTCGACATCGCCGACAGGGTCGGTCGCCTCGAGGAGGGGATCGAGGTCGTGAAACGGCTGTGGACGGACGGCGAGACGTCGTTCGACGGCGAGCACTACCAGCTGTCCGGGGTCGAAACCAACCCGCGACCGCTGCAGGAGCCCGCACCGCCGGTGTACGTGGCGGGGTTCGTCGACGCGGCCTGCGAACGCGCCGGACGGCTCGGCGATTCGTGGCTCGCCGGGCCCCTGGCCGAACGGACCGAACTCGCCCGCCAGATGGACGTCTACGAGCGAGCGGTCGCCGACCACGACCGGCGGGACGCGTGTCTCCCGCCGACGGTCGTCCGGGAGGGGTTCGTCCTCCCCGACGGCGAGGCGGCGTTCGAGACCGTTCGGCCGTACCTGCAGGACAAATACGAGAGCTACTCGGCGTGGGGGCTCGAGGACGCCGACTTCGAGGAGGGGTTCCGCGAGGTCGCGGCCGACCGGTTCCTCATCGGCTCGCCGTCGGACGTTCTCGAGGAGCTCGAGGCGTACGCGGACCTCGGCATCGAGAACGTCGTCTTCCGGGTTCACTACCCCGGTATGGACGTCGACGACGTGGTTCGGTGTTTGCACACGCTCGGTGACGACGTGCTCCCCGACGTGTGA
- a CDS encoding branched-chain amino acid ABC transporter permease, whose product MSVDFWATQFLNGVTLGMIFVLVALGLSLIFGIMHVVNFAHGDLLLVGTYVSLSVFLLTESLLLGVIVAMLAVGVLGFVLEYFILRRVDHENVLLQLLVTFGVAEIIRELVQLRWGPVGMNYPVPDWGRGNVDLLVTGYPLYRTFVIVAGIVCVAAVYLFLTRTDYGLVVRAGSHDRDLVRTLGIDIRRIFTLVFVIGCLLAAVAGTLVGPLRSANPELGVELLIPAFVVVIVGGMGSFTGSIVAGLFIGLVITLTGVVFPPAQDAVIYAFMAVVLLVRPHGLFGTPQEAH is encoded by the coding sequence GTGAGCGTCGATTTTTGGGCCACGCAGTTCCTGAACGGAGTGACCCTCGGGATGATCTTCGTGCTGGTCGCGCTGGGGCTGTCGCTGATATTCGGGATCATGCACGTCGTGAACTTCGCCCACGGCGACCTGTTGCTGGTCGGCACGTACGTCTCCCTGAGCGTGTTTCTCCTGACCGAGAGTCTGCTACTGGGGGTCATCGTCGCCATGCTGGCGGTCGGCGTCCTGGGCTTCGTACTGGAGTATTTCATACTGCGACGCGTCGATCACGAGAACGTACTGCTCCAGTTGCTGGTGACGTTCGGCGTCGCGGAGATCATCCGCGAACTCGTCCAGTTGCGCTGGGGGCCGGTCGGTATGAACTACCCCGTCCCGGACTGGGGCCGCGGAAACGTGGACCTGCTCGTGACGGGATACCCGCTGTACCGGACGTTCGTCATCGTCGCCGGCATCGTCTGTGTGGCCGCCGTCTACCTGTTTCTCACGCGGACGGATTACGGGCTCGTCGTCCGGGCCGGGAGCCACGACCGGGACCTCGTCAGGACGCTCGGTATCGACATCAGGCGGATATTCACGCTGGTGTTCGTCATCGGGTGTCTGCTCGCCGCCGTCGCCGGCACGCTCGTGGGGCCGCTCCGGAGCGCCAACCCGGAACTGGGCGTCGAACTGCTCATACCGGCCTTCGTGGTGGTCATCGTCGGCGGGATGGGGAGCTTCACGGGGAGTATCGTCGCGGGGCTGTTCATCGGCCTGGTCATCACGCTCACCGGCGTGGTCTTCCCGCCCGCCCAGGACGCCGTGATATACGCGTTCATGGCGGTCGTACTGCTCGTCCGACCACACGGACTGTTCGGTACTCCCCAGGAGGCCCACTGA
- a CDS encoding ABC transporter ATP-binding protein: MAAPILSVHNLKKKFEGVTAVDGLTLDFSPDEIHAIIGPNGAGKTTTFNLITGDLPPTDGTVEFKGDDITAESAHEISGRGLVRSFQITSVFENLPVLTNVNIATQSNYNPYNFWRRADSNQEVRERSMEILERLNLADKADSLAANLSHGEQRVLEIALALGTDPDMLLFDEPTAGMSPEETMEMIDLINQLGESIPVALTEHKMSVVMSVADRITVLHNGRRLVSGPPDEVRQDGEVQRVYLGGART, from the coding sequence ATGGCCGCTCCGATACTCTCGGTCCACAACCTCAAAAAGAAGTTCGAGGGGGTGACGGCCGTAGACGGGTTGACGCTCGACTTCTCGCCGGACGAGATTCACGCGATAATCGGGCCGAACGGCGCGGGGAAGACGACGACGTTCAACCTCATCACCGGGGACCTCCCGCCCACGGACGGAACGGTCGAGTTCAAGGGCGACGACATCACGGCCGAGTCGGCCCACGAGATATCCGGCCGGGGGCTGGTACGTTCGTTCCAGATCACGTCCGTCTTCGAGAACCTCCCCGTCCTGACGAACGTCAACATCGCCACCCAGTCGAACTACAACCCCTACAACTTCTGGCGACGGGCGGACTCCAATCAGGAGGTACGCGAACGGTCGATGGAGATCCTCGAGCGGTTGAACCTGGCGGACAAGGCCGACTCGTTGGCCGCCAACCTGAGTCACGGCGAACAGCGGGTCCTCGAGATCGCGCTCGCGCTCGGCACCGATCCGGACATGTTGCTCTTCGACGAGCCGACCGCGGGGATGAGTCCCGAGGAGACGATGGAGATGATAGACCTCATCAACCAGCTCGGGGAATCGATCCCCGTCGCGCTCACCGAACACAAGATGTCGGTCGTGATGTCGGTCGCCGACCGCATAACCGTCCTCCACAACGGCCGACGGCTCGTGAGCGGGCCGCCCGACGAGGTGCGCCAGGACGGCGAGGTCCAGCGCGTCTATCTGGGAGGTGCACGGACGTGA
- a CDS encoding branched-chain amino acid ABC transporter permease, which yields MTPDTSTRAPTGIRGVTTARIKWLVATVVFVSLPFLFSELLVGQVLIFAIFAMGYNLLLGYGGEPSFGHAAYFGLSAYGTVLFLQYVARSLYVAMLFGIVVAVLASVVFGWLSLRRRGLYFAMITLAFAQMIFYINLQWTDVTGGNNGLIMPNVDGSIGPLDPASGGLEFYVFCLFFLVVCWFGIRRVVNSPFGRSLQAIRENEVRAENLGYNTERYLLIAFVFSGLVSGLAGALYALLFSFVGPELYNFFMSGDIVIMTIIGGVGTLGGPLVGAFVYVLISDLLAEFTSLWPLLLGAFFVAVVIYTPQGLYGVVQELLGEREASFDRQRLLELFGLDELQRED from the coding sequence ATGACCCCGGATACGTCGACCCGTGCGCCGACGGGGATACGGGGCGTGACGACGGCACGGATAAAGTGGCTCGTGGCCACCGTGGTCTTCGTCTCGCTCCCGTTCCTGTTTTCGGAGCTGCTCGTCGGCCAGGTGCTGATATTCGCCATCTTTGCGATGGGGTACAACCTCCTTTTGGGATACGGCGGTGAGCCGTCGTTCGGCCACGCTGCCTACTTCGGGCTCAGCGCCTACGGCACCGTGCTGTTCCTCCAGTACGTAGCTCGATCCCTCTACGTCGCCATGCTGTTCGGTATCGTCGTTGCCGTCCTCGCAAGCGTCGTCTTCGGGTGGCTCAGCCTGCGCCGCCGTGGACTCTACTTCGCCATGATCACGCTGGCGTTCGCACAGATGATCTTCTACATAAACCTCCAGTGGACGGACGTGACCGGCGGGAACAACGGCCTGATAATGCCGAACGTCGACGGCAGCATCGGCCCGCTCGACCCGGCCAGCGGCGGACTCGAGTTCTACGTCTTCTGTCTGTTCTTCCTGGTCGTCTGCTGGTTCGGCATCCGACGCGTGGTCAACTCCCCGTTCGGCCGCAGCCTCCAGGCGATCCGCGAAAACGAGGTCCGGGCCGAGAACCTCGGCTACAACACCGAGCGGTACCTCCTCATCGCGTTCGTCTTCTCCGGGCTCGTGTCCGGGCTCGCGGGGGCGCTGTACGCGCTTCTGTTCTCCTTCGTCGGTCCGGAGCTGTACAACTTCTTCATGTCGGGAGACATCGTCATCATGACGATCATCGGCGGCGTCGGAACGCTCGGGGGGCCGCTCGTCGGCGCCTTCGTCTACGTTCTGATCTCCGATCTCCTGGCTGAGTTTACCTCCCTGTGGCCGCTACTTCTGGGGGCGTTCTTCGTGGCCGTGGTGATCTACACGCCGCAGGGACTGTACGGCGTCGTTCAGGAGTTGCTCGGCGAACGCGAGGCGTCGTTCGACAGACAGCGGCTACTGGAACTGTTCGGACTCGACGAACTGCAGCGGGAGGACTGA
- a CDS encoding alpha-ketoacid dehydrogenase subunit beta — translation MSDTSYVGAIVESYHEVLAEFPEAFVMGEDVRLALMGTTHDLVDEYGEDRVVDVPISEQGFHGLAVGAAMDGKRPIVEHQINTMSYLAMDQLANNAQRLRHMTDGQVSIPITITIPSAGAPGSASAQHSDYTYPVLMHLGVKVVVPTTPTDVKGLLHSAVAEDDPVVVYWPAKLQSTREEVPEETPEIPLGEADVKREGDDVTVVAVGETVRMARSVADDLDGVSVEVVDPRTLLPLDEQTIFESVEKTGRAVVVDGGYRTCGAAAEIASRISNEAFWSLDAPVKRVTRADVPISYSPPEEEYTLPDEETISRAISDVVP, via the coding sequence ATGAGCGATACCAGCTACGTCGGCGCGATCGTCGAATCGTATCACGAGGTGCTCGCGGAGTTCCCAGAGGCGTTCGTCATGGGCGAGGACGTGCGTCTGGCGCTGATGGGAACGACCCACGACCTCGTCGACGAGTACGGCGAGGACCGGGTCGTCGACGTCCCCATCTCCGAGCAAGGTTTCCACGGGCTGGCCGTCGGCGCCGCCATGGACGGCAAGCGACCCATCGTCGAACACCAGATAAACACGATGAGCTACCTGGCGATGGACCAGCTCGCCAACAACGCCCAGCGGCTCCGACACATGACCGACGGACAGGTCTCGATACCGATCACCATCACGATCCCGTCGGCGGGTGCCCCCGGCAGTGCCTCGGCCCAGCACTCGGACTACACCTACCCCGTCCTCATGCACCTGGGGGTGAAGGTCGTCGTTCCGACGACGCCGACCGACGTGAAGGGGCTGTTGCACAGCGCCGTCGCCGAGGACGACCCGGTGGTCGTCTACTGGCCGGCGAAACTCCAGAGCACCCGCGAGGAGGTCCCCGAGGAGACCCCCGAGATCCCCCTCGGCGAGGCGGACGTCAAGCGCGAGGGCGACGACGTCACGGTCGTCGCCGTCGGCGAGACCGTCCGCATGGCCCGGTCGGTCGCCGACGACCTCGACGGGGTGAGCGTCGAGGTCGTCGATCCCCGGACCCTCCTGCCCCTCGACGAGCAGACGATCTTCGAGAGCGTCGAGAAGACCGGCCGGGCCGTCGTCGTCGACGGTGGCTACCGGACGTGTGGCGCCGCGGCCGAGATAGCGAGCCGGATCAGCAACGAGGCGTTCTGGAGCCTCGACGCACCCGTAAAGCGGGTCACGAGGGCCGACGTCCCGATATCGTACAGCCCGCCGGAGGAGGAGTACACGCTCCCGGACGAGGAGACCATCTCGCGGGCCATCTCCGACGTGGTTCCCTGA
- a CDS encoding ABC transporter ATP-binding protein, whose translation MSRLELQDVDAHYGKSHVLYDVSMTLEAGSLVTLVGRNGAGKTTCLKSIMGLLTPTDGRVTFDGEDVTELSPDETARRGIALIPEERRLVPELTVRENVRLGYIAHDVDEPFDAAFQRVGADFPILTERGSQRAGTLSGGEQQMLAIARALVSKPDLLLIDEPTEGLMPSLVEKVRDRLVKIHDDGITVLLVEQNVNLALDVSDYGYVIDEGVIQEEGPTEQLRENEEIQRRYLTL comes from the coding sequence GTGAGCCGCCTCGAACTGCAGGACGTCGACGCCCACTACGGGAAGAGTCACGTACTGTACGACGTGTCGATGACCCTCGAGGCGGGCAGTCTGGTGACGCTGGTCGGACGGAACGGCGCCGGGAAGACGACGTGCCTGAAGTCGATAATGGGGCTCCTCACTCCAACGGACGGCCGGGTTACGTTCGACGGCGAGGACGTGACCGAACTCTCCCCGGACGAGACGGCTCGCCGAGGGATCGCCCTCATCCCGGAGGAACGGCGCCTCGTCCCGGAACTGACCGTCCGCGAGAACGTACGCCTCGGCTACATCGCCCACGACGTCGACGAGCCGTTCGACGCGGCGTTTCAGCGCGTCGGTGCGGACTTCCCCATCCTGACCGAGCGCGGGAGCCAGCGTGCGGGGACGCTCAGCGGCGGCGAACAGCAGATGCTCGCCATCGCCAGGGCGCTGGTCTCGAAGCCGGACCTGCTCCTGATAGACGAACCGACGGAGGGGCTGATGCCGTCGCTCGTCGAGAAGGTGCGGGACCGGCTCGTGAAGATCCACGACGACGGGATCACCGTCCTCCTGGTCGAACAGAACGTCAACCTCGCGCTGGACGTGAGCGATTACGGCTACGTGATCGACGAGGGGGTCATTCAGGAGGAAGGCCCGACGGAGCAGTTACGGGAGAACGAGGAGATCCAGCGGCGGTATCTCACGCTCTGA